The following proteins are co-located in the Granulicella pectinivorans genome:
- a CDS encoding GNAT family N-acetyltransferase encodes MVEIRQIAPTDAEEVSLLITQLGYQRTLEQVLQWIAAIDTRQQVAFVATLEGVVVGWIEIAVVHHLQSAPYALIGGLVVKDGIRGKGVGRSLCERAETWAWSVGVDTVRVTSRSSRIQAHRFYLRDGYRIDKTSLVFEKKAGPKKRVEKLPEA; translated from the coding sequence ATGGTTGAAATAAGGCAGATTGCACCCACCGACGCCGAAGAAGTATCGCTCCTCATCACGCAACTGGGATACCAGAGAACTTTGGAGCAGGTTCTCCAATGGATCGCCGCCATCGATACCAGGCAGCAGGTCGCCTTCGTCGCCACGCTCGAGGGCGTGGTCGTCGGCTGGATCGAGATCGCGGTCGTCCATCACCTGCAGTCTGCTCCGTACGCGCTCATCGGTGGCCTCGTGGTGAAAGATGGCATCCGAGGCAAAGGAGTCGGGCGCAGCCTCTGCGAGCGCGCCGAAACCTGGGCGTGGTCGGTCGGTGTCGACACAGTCCGGGTGACCTCACGCAGCAGCCGCATCCAGGCCCACCGCTTCTACCTCCGCGACGGGTACCGGATCGACAAGACCTCGCTCGTCTTTGAAAAGAAGGCGGGACCGAAAAAACGGGTAGAGAAGCTCCCTGAAGCATGA
- a CDS encoding MlaD family protein: protein MPSQQEVRWSQLKVGVIVLVSVIVLTTLLFLMTSSSGMGLTSHKIEVTTYFENAAGLKEGAAVNLQGVTIGTVKSVRIVASKNPTPVQVVMKLDSKYQAGLKKDSKAALTTVGVLGDTVVDINSQFATQGPLQDGDELHTLETPSISDVVKASQGTIETLNVILAKMNALVDNMQSGKGSIGQLINNPDLYNKASATVDELHKLTANLNSGKGSVGKLMNDDEMYNRLNGAVGKLNDLASNLQAGKGTAGKLLTDDKLYNNLNKTLEQANSLMVDAQHGKGSVALLLNDPKFREQLTDTMTQLNTVVANVNAGKGTLGKLTTDDTAYTNLNSLLTESTRLVTTIRSDPKKYLTIHLKIF from the coding sequence ATGCCGAGTCAGCAGGAGGTTCGCTGGTCGCAACTGAAGGTAGGCGTGATCGTGCTCGTGTCCGTGATCGTGCTGACCACGCTGCTCTTCCTGATGACGAGTTCATCGGGCATGGGCCTCACCTCGCATAAAATTGAGGTCACCACCTACTTTGAGAACGCTGCCGGCCTGAAGGAAGGCGCTGCCGTCAATCTGCAGGGCGTCACCATCGGTACGGTGAAGAGCGTACGCATCGTCGCCTCCAAGAACCCCACCCCCGTCCAGGTCGTCATGAAGCTCGACAGCAAGTACCAGGCTGGGCTCAAGAAGGATTCGAAGGCCGCCCTCACCACCGTTGGCGTACTCGGTGATACCGTCGTCGACATCAACAGCCAGTTCGCGACCCAAGGCCCGCTCCAGGACGGAGACGAACTCCACACCCTCGAAACGCCCAGCATCTCCGACGTCGTCAAGGCCAGCCAGGGCACCATTGAAACCCTCAACGTCATCCTCGCCAAGATGAACGCCCTCGTCGACAACATGCAATCCGGCAAGGGGTCCATCGGTCAGCTCATCAATAACCCCGACCTCTACAACAAGGCCAGTGCGACCGTCGACGAGTTGCACAAGCTCACCGCGAACCTGAACTCCGGCAAGGGCTCGGTCGGGAAGCTGATGAACGACGACGAGATGTACAACCGCCTCAACGGCGCCGTCGGCAAGCTGAACGATCTCGCCTCGAACCTCCAGGCCGGCAAGGGCACCGCTGGCAAGCTCCTTACCGACGACAAGCTCTACAACAACCTGAACAAGACCCTGGAGCAAGCCAACAGCCTCATGGTGGACGCGCAGCACGGCAAGGGTTCCGTCGCCCTTCTGCTCAACGATCCGAAGTTCCGTGAGCAGTTGACCGACACGATGACCCAGCTCAACACCGTCGTCGCAAACGTAAACGCCGGCAAGGGAACGCTCGGTAAGCTCACCACCGACGACACCGCCTACACCAACCTGAACTCCCTGCTGACCGAGAGCACCCGCCTCGTGACGACGATCCGCTCCGACCCCAAAAAGTACCTCACCATCCACCTGAAGATCTTCTAG
- the pyrH gene encoding UMP kinase, with amino-acid sequence MYKRVLLKLSGEALAAGAGFGIDAIFIHKVAAEIATVHALGCQIGIVVGGGNFFRGVAQQAIDMDRVAADHMGMLSTVINAIALQDAIEKLGLFCRVMSAIEMHQVAEPYIRRRAMRHLEKGRIVIFAAGTGNPFFSTDTAASLRAMEIKADILLKATSVDGIYSADPKKDATATRYETITYNDILRQDLKVMDTTAVSLCRDNKMPMMVFSMREEGNIARVISGEKLGSLVTA; translated from the coding sequence ATGTATAAAAGAGTCCTCCTCAAGCTCTCTGGCGAAGCACTGGCCGCAGGTGCCGGCTTCGGAATCGATGCCATCTTCATTCACAAAGTAGCCGCCGAGATCGCCACCGTTCACGCGCTCGGCTGCCAGATCGGTATCGTCGTCGGCGGAGGAAACTTCTTCCGCGGTGTAGCCCAACAGGCTATCGACATGGATCGCGTCGCCGCCGACCATATGGGCATGCTCTCAACGGTTATCAACGCCATCGCGCTCCAGGACGCCATCGAAAAACTCGGCCTCTTCTGCCGCGTCATGTCCGCGATCGAGATGCACCAGGTCGCCGAGCCGTACATCCGCCGTCGCGCCATGCGCCACCTTGAAAAGGGACGCATCGTCATCTTTGCCGCCGGCACCGGAAACCCCTTCTTCTCCACCGACACCGCGGCCAGCCTGCGCGCCATGGAGATCAAGGCCGACATCCTGCTCAAGGCGACCAGCGTCGACGGCATCTACTCCGCCGACCCCAAGAAGGACGCCACCGCAACCCGGTACGAGACCATCACCTACAACGACATCCTGCGCCAGGATCTCAAGGTCATGGACACCACGGCCGTCTCGCTCTGCCGTGATAACAAGATGCCGATGATGGTCTTCAGCATGCGCGAAGAAGGCAACATCGCCCGCGTCATCAGCGGTGAAAAGCTGGGTTCTCTGGTCACCGCGTAA
- a CDS encoding lactonase family protein → MKLHTIGRVAKATICSLAIGLGVTACSRDFTLAYVYTTTTKASPGLINAYGVDYQTGALLQLADSPIPSGGRNPVGLVPTPNGKFLYVINRDDSNVVEFAVGTDGKLYAQNTYNVQGSFPTALAIDPTGNYLYVTSLYQPGYTTANPGPGLITIFPIKSDNSLGTPVANGSLSYFPIGNNPVAIIQSPVTSNVAATRYLYVIDQEASPNATVLGFAVPVSSAGIPTGTITPNAATSITTVAGVTVATGTKVGVTPSAIVEDPTGKWVYVADKSLNEVFGFVVQGTGGLLTPMVSSPFTTGLLPVGITIDPRGLYLYTANYNANTVSAFVINTATGSLSGSSGSASTSVGTGPTCITIEPARGIYLFTSNALDNTVTGEQLDPHNGGLKQVQNTPFAASGLPSCAVSVANGSHPTQALDN, encoded by the coding sequence ATGAAGTTGCATACGATAGGCCGGGTTGCAAAGGCCACAATTTGTTCCCTGGCAATTGGTCTCGGCGTCACGGCCTGCAGCCGCGACTTTACCCTGGCTTATGTCTACACGACCACGACGAAGGCCAGCCCTGGCCTGATCAACGCCTACGGCGTCGACTACCAGACCGGTGCGCTTCTGCAGCTTGCGGATTCGCCGATCCCTTCGGGTGGCCGTAATCCGGTGGGTCTCGTCCCGACTCCGAATGGCAAGTTCCTGTATGTCATCAACCGCGACGACTCGAATGTGGTTGAATTCGCGGTGGGCACGGACGGCAAGCTCTATGCACAAAACACCTATAACGTGCAGGGCAGCTTCCCGACCGCACTCGCGATCGATCCGACCGGCAACTATCTCTATGTGACTTCGCTGTACCAGCCGGGCTATACGACGGCGAACCCCGGCCCCGGTTTGATCACGATCTTCCCGATCAAGAGCGACAACTCGCTGGGTACACCGGTGGCGAATGGCTCGCTGAGCTACTTCCCGATCGGAAACAATCCTGTCGCCATCATCCAGAGCCCGGTTACGTCGAACGTCGCTGCGACGCGGTATCTGTACGTGATCGACCAGGAGGCCTCGCCCAACGCGACCGTTCTCGGCTTTGCAGTGCCAGTATCCAGCGCGGGCATCCCGACCGGAACGATTACGCCGAATGCAGCGACTTCGATCACGACCGTCGCCGGCGTGACTGTCGCGACAGGCACCAAGGTTGGCGTGACGCCCAGCGCGATTGTGGAAGATCCGACCGGCAAGTGGGTTTACGTCGCCGACAAGTCGCTGAACGAAGTCTTCGGTTTTGTGGTGCAGGGTACCGGCGGTCTTCTGACGCCGATGGTCTCGAGCCCGTTCACAACCGGCCTGCTGCCTGTGGGCATCACGATCGATCCGCGCGGCCTCTACCTGTACACCGCGAACTACAACGCGAACACGGTTTCGGCCTTTGTGATCAACACGGCGACCGGAAGCCTCTCGGGTTCCTCGGGTTCCGCATCCACTTCGGTGGGAACGGGTCCGACCTGCATCACCATCGAGCCGGCTCGCGGTATCTACCTCTTTACCTCCAACGCTTTGGACAACACCGTGACCGGCGAGCAGCTTGATCCGCACAACGGTGGTCTGAAGCAGGTTCAGAACACGCCGTTCGCTGCGAGCGGACTGCCGAGTTGCGCGGTTTCGGTCGCGAACGGCTCGCACCCGACGCAGGCGCTGGATAACTAA
- a CDS encoding lactonase family protein, with the protein MKLSKIGRISMALVASVAMGLGMTACGGGTIGYMWVIGTQYNQIAGFKIDQLTGNLTAIPHSPFSSGGTNPASIAVRPGGRYVYVINKATGTNGNISVFSVGGDGVLTFQQTYSSQGNTPVWVQVDSTGNFLYVLDQQAPDIVTTTNGVTTTTKQTVGDVTVFAIDGNTGRLTLVTNQQSLQNGGGTVQKTYFPVGPNPTMLKVSGGGCLFALDSGDNTIFPYSVNSGTGQLTLTTNTSIVTGATKLTSINVNGSNVYLTDAGLNQILPYTVGTNCALNTANGGAVANLSLTANPVMSLVDSKGKYFYVINQSTTNSQNTNSTISAFTIDATTGKLQPLGDSANPYSIGSGPGCIVEDPSNQYIYTANFDGTVTGKIIDQNTGKLSNLQRGSNFPATGQSVCLVVSGNIS; encoded by the coding sequence ATGAAGTTGAGCAAGATCGGCCGCATTTCCATGGCCTTGGTAGCATCCGTAGCGATGGGTCTGGGTATGACGGCCTGTGGTGGTGGCACAATCGGTTATATGTGGGTGATCGGTACCCAGTACAACCAGATCGCCGGATTCAAGATCGATCAGTTGACGGGGAACCTCACCGCGATCCCGCACTCGCCCTTCTCGTCTGGCGGGACGAACCCGGCTTCGATTGCCGTGCGTCCGGGCGGACGCTACGTCTACGTCATCAACAAGGCCACGGGCACGAATGGCAACATCTCCGTGTTCTCGGTTGGCGGCGACGGCGTGCTGACGTTCCAGCAGACGTACAGCAGCCAGGGCAACACGCCGGTTTGGGTGCAGGTCGATTCGACCGGCAACTTTCTGTACGTGCTTGACCAGCAGGCTCCGGATATCGTAACGACCACCAACGGCGTGACGACCACCACAAAGCAGACGGTGGGCGACGTGACGGTGTTCGCGATCGACGGCAACACGGGCCGCCTGACGCTGGTGACGAACCAGCAGTCGCTGCAGAACGGCGGCGGCACGGTGCAGAAGACGTACTTCCCTGTAGGCCCCAACCCGACGATGCTGAAGGTTTCGGGCGGTGGATGCCTGTTCGCGCTTGACTCGGGCGACAATACGATCTTCCCGTACTCGGTGAACTCCGGCACGGGCCAACTGACGCTGACGACGAACACCTCGATCGTGACGGGCGCTACCAAGCTGACCTCGATCAACGTGAACGGAAGCAACGTGTACCTGACCGACGCGGGCCTGAACCAGATTCTGCCTTACACGGTGGGCACGAACTGCGCGCTGAACACGGCGAACGGTGGCGCGGTGGCGAATCTGTCGCTGACGGCGAACCCGGTGATGTCGCTGGTGGACTCGAAGGGTAAGTACTTCTACGTCATCAACCAATCGACGACGAACTCGCAGAACACGAACAGCACGATCTCGGCGTTCACGATCGATGCGACGACCGGCAAGCTGCAGCCGCTTGGCGATTCGGCGAATCCGTACTCGATCGGTTCAGGGCCTGGATGCATCGTGGAAGATCCTTCGAACCAGTACATCTACACGGCGAACTTCGACGGTACGGTGACGGGTAAGATTATCGATCAGAATACGGGTAAGCTCTCGAATCTGCAGCGCGGCTCCAACTTCCCCGCGACTGGACAGTCAGTCTGTCTGGTCGTCAGCGGAAACATCAGCTAG
- the treY gene encoding malto-oligosyltrehalose synthase: MQRIPNSTYRLQMHKDFTFDDAAAIAEYLYALGISHVYSSPYLQAAPGSMHGYDVVDHQHVNAELGGEAAHYRFSIKLGENGLGQILDIVPNHMSLGQENHLWWDVIENGSASRYASFFDIDWQPQEERLRDKVLVPILADQYGVVLSRGDIRVTRSGNCIFVECSGQRLPVAPNSLPAILGRAADYAHSDILNFISASFGRLPIPSFGDRRRILDRNRDKIVLNSLLHRVCLEEDAACQAIDRAINELNQNHDALDDFLNQQNYRLAFWKTADQQLGYRRFFDVNTLIGLRVERDYVFEETHSRLIEWIKRGVLDGVRVDHPDGLRDPYEYFQRLRAAAPDGWIIGEKILEPGEFLRESWPIEGTSGYDFLNIALGVLVDPAGLARLTDVYSAFTGEPTHFPSIAHDKKLAVTQEALGSDVNRLTSLFVDICEQNRDHRDSTRVEIRRAIREIAACFSVYRTYVIPDRDEITPEDRAIIARAIRQARENKPEIGADLFDFMGDVLTLRVTGRLESEFVLRFQQFTSPVMAKGVEDTAFYCYNRLTALNEVGADPARDGYTPEEFHAYCQRMQATHPYTMITLSTHDTKRSDDVRARMAVLTEVPDQFAEAIERWSAANDRFKTNSLPDRNSEYFYYQTLIGAWPLSPDRARQYMQKAMREAKQKTSWVANNQEFEDALNAFIDSTLADEHFTGELAQFVRSIEPAARVNSLAQTLMKHTAPGVPDLYQGGELWDHSLVDPDNRRPVDYTHRYNLLKELRSGLTIDQVTARMEEGLPKMALIRAALHLRRHNPLWFGANAEYAALHATGAKAKNVLAYRRGNNVVTVVPRLTLNLTGWEDTTLELPEGRWRNQLTGEVLNGGSVSIATLFEHFPVALLALEA; this comes from the coding sequence ATGCAACGAATCCCCAACTCAACCTACCGCCTCCAGATGCACAAGGACTTCACCTTCGACGACGCCGCCGCGATCGCCGAATATCTCTACGCGCTCGGCATCTCGCACGTGTACAGTTCGCCCTACCTGCAGGCCGCGCCCGGCAGCATGCACGGCTACGACGTCGTCGACCACCAGCATGTAAACGCAGAACTCGGCGGCGAGGCCGCACACTACCGTTTCTCCATCAAACTCGGCGAAAACGGCCTCGGCCAGATCCTCGACATCGTCCCCAACCACATGTCGCTCGGCCAGGAGAACCATCTCTGGTGGGATGTCATCGAAAACGGCTCCGCCAGCCGGTACGCCTCGTTCTTCGACATCGACTGGCAGCCGCAGGAGGAACGCCTCCGCGACAAGGTTCTCGTCCCTATCCTCGCCGACCAGTACGGCGTCGTCCTCAGCCGTGGAGACATCCGCGTCACCCGTAGCGGCAACTGCATCTTCGTCGAGTGCTCGGGACAGCGGCTCCCCGTCGCGCCCAACTCGCTTCCCGCCATCCTCGGGCGCGCCGCCGACTACGCCCACTCTGACATTCTGAACTTTATCTCTGCCTCCTTCGGGCGCCTCCCCATCCCGTCCTTCGGCGATCGCCGCCGCATCCTCGACCGCAACCGCGACAAGATCGTCCTCAACTCACTGTTGCACCGCGTCTGCCTGGAAGAAGATGCCGCCTGCCAGGCCATCGACCGCGCCATCAACGAGCTCAACCAGAATCACGATGCGCTCGACGACTTCCTCAACCAGCAAAACTACCGTCTCGCCTTCTGGAAGACCGCCGACCAGCAACTCGGCTACCGCCGCTTCTTCGACGTCAATACCTTGATCGGCCTCCGCGTCGAACGCGACTACGTCTTCGAGGAGACCCACTCCCGCCTCATCGAGTGGATCAAGCGCGGTGTCCTCGACGGCGTCCGCGTCGACCATCCCGACGGCCTCCGCGACCCCTACGAATACTTTCAGCGCCTCCGCGCCGCCGCGCCCGACGGCTGGATCATCGGCGAAAAGATCCTCGAACCGGGCGAGTTCCTCCGTGAATCCTGGCCCATCGAGGGCACCAGCGGCTACGACTTCCTCAATATCGCCCTCGGCGTCCTCGTCGACCCCGCCGGCCTCGCCCGGCTCACCGACGTCTACAGTGCGTTCACCGGGGAGCCCACGCACTTCCCCTCCATCGCGCACGACAAGAAGCTCGCCGTCACCCAGGAGGCCCTCGGCTCCGACGTCAACCGGCTGACCAGCCTCTTCGTCGATATCTGCGAGCAGAACCGCGACCATCGCGACTCCACCCGTGTCGAGATACGCCGCGCGATCCGTGAGATCGCCGCCTGCTTCTCCGTCTACCGCACCTATGTCATCCCGGACCGCGACGAAATCACCCCCGAAGACCGTGCCATCATCGCCAGGGCGATACGCCAGGCGAGGGAAAACAAGCCCGAGATCGGCGCCGACCTCTTCGACTTCATGGGCGACGTCCTCACCCTCAGGGTCACCGGCAGACTTGAAAGCGAGTTTGTCCTGCGCTTCCAGCAGTTCACCAGCCCGGTCATGGCCAAGGGCGTCGAAGACACCGCCTTCTATTGCTACAACCGCCTCACCGCCCTGAACGAGGTCGGAGCCGACCCCGCCCGCGACGGCTATACCCCGGAGGAGTTCCACGCCTACTGCCAGAGGATGCAGGCGACGCATCCTTATACGATGATCACCCTCTCCACCCACGACACCAAGCGCTCCGACGACGTCCGCGCCCGCATGGCCGTACTCACGGAGGTCCCCGATCAGTTCGCCGAAGCCATCGAACGCTGGTCCGCGGCAAACGACCGCTTCAAGACCAACAGCCTGCCCGACCGCAACAGCGAGTACTTCTACTACCAGACGTTGATCGGCGCCTGGCCCCTCTCCCCGGATCGCGCCAGACAATATATGCAGAAGGCCATGCGCGAGGCCAAGCAGAAGACCTCCTGGGTCGCCAACAACCAGGAGTTTGAAGACGCCCTGAACGCCTTTATCGACTCCACCCTCGCGGACGAGCACTTCACCGGCGAACTCGCCCAGTTCGTCCGTTCCATCGAACCCGCTGCCCGCGTCAACTCCCTCGCCCAGACCCTGATGAAGCACACCGCCCCCGGCGTGCCCGACCTTTATCAGGGCGGCGAGCTTTGGGATCACTCCCTCGTCGATCCCGACAATCGCCGCCCCGTCGACTATACCCACCGCTACAACCTCCTCAAGGAGCTGCGCAGCGGACTCACCATCGATCAGGTCACCGCACGCATGGAGGAAGGCCTCCCCAAGATGGCCCTCATCCGCGCCGCCCTCCACCTGCGCCGCCACAACCCTCTCTGGTTCGGTGCCAACGCCGAGTACGCAGCCCTCCACGCCACGGGAGCCAAGGCGAAAAACGTCCTCGCCTACCGCCGCGGTAATAACGTCGTCACCGTCGTTCCCCGCCTCACCCTCAACCTGACCGGCTGGGAAGACACAACCCTCGAGCTCCCCGAGGGCCGCTGGCGCAACCAGCTCACCGGCGAGGTCCTCAACGGCGGCTCCGTCTCCATCGCCACCCTCTTCGAACACTTTCCCGTAGCCCTGCTCGCCCTGGAGGCCTGA
- the treZ gene encoding malto-oligosyltrehalose trehalohydrolase yields MHEFKVWAPRANKIAIKIGNEATAMQGPSESGWWKASIDSADDGTDYAFLLDDDNTLYPDPRSLWQPEGVHGRSRVYDQRRFHWTDDTWQGPPFSGAILYELHIGTFTAEGTFDSAIARLDHLHALGVTHIEIMPVNAFPGAQGWGYDGVALYAVQQSYGGPDALKRFVDACHHRGLAVILDVVYNHFGPTGNYTGKFGPYLTDRHKTPWGDAVNFDEGGSDEVRRFFCDNALMWMRDYHIDGLRLDAIHEFMDRSAVHFLEQLSSEVETLSATLQRKLILIAESDLNDPKIVRPREAGGYGIDAQWSDDFHHALFTLMHMEPNGAGYYSDFGSFEKLVKALTHIFVFDGGYSRYRNRSHGRPVDGLSAHHFISFIQNHDQIGNRAKGERLEHLVGMNRARIAAALLFTAPFIPMIFQGEEFAASTPFLYFADHEDEEMARLVSAGRRREFAAFGFDGDDIADPENEATFLRSKLHWSELNEGIHAEMHIWFRSLIRLRRCSQSLNDGDKDHVEIRYDEEKKWLCMQRGLVTILCNLGETSPQFEAPEDSRLELSTVPSLAIVDGKVTLPPDSLCILSAEEPY; encoded by the coding sequence ATGCATGAATTCAAAGTCTGGGCACCCCGCGCCAACAAAATCGCCATCAAGATCGGCAACGAAGCGACTGCCATGCAAGGCCCTTCGGAGTCCGGATGGTGGAAGGCTTCGATCGACTCCGCCGACGACGGCACCGACTACGCTTTCCTTCTCGACGACGACAACACCCTCTACCCCGACCCGCGCAGCCTCTGGCAGCCGGAAGGCGTACACGGGCGCTCCCGCGTCTATGACCAGCGCCGCTTCCATTGGACCGACGACACCTGGCAGGGCCCCCCATTCTCCGGCGCGATCCTCTACGAACTCCATATCGGCACCTTTACCGCAGAGGGAACCTTTGACTCCGCGATAGCCCGCCTCGATCATCTCCATGCCCTCGGCGTCACCCACATCGAGATCATGCCCGTCAACGCCTTCCCCGGAGCTCAGGGCTGGGGGTACGACGGAGTCGCCCTCTACGCCGTGCAGCAAAGCTACGGCGGCCCCGACGCGCTCAAGCGATTCGTCGATGCCTGCCACCACCGAGGGCTCGCCGTCATCCTCGACGTCGTCTATAACCACTTCGGCCCCACCGGCAACTACACCGGCAAATTCGGCCCCTACCTGACCGACCGCCACAAAACCCCCTGGGGCGACGCCGTCAACTTCGACGAAGGCGGCTCCGACGAGGTCCGCCGCTTCTTCTGCGACAACGCCCTCATGTGGATGCGCGACTACCACATCGACGGCCTCCGCCTCGACGCGATCCACGAGTTCATGGATCGCTCGGCCGTCCACTTCCTCGAACAGCTCTCCTCCGAGGTCGAGACCCTCTCAGCTACCCTCCAGCGCAAGCTCATCCTCATCGCCGAAAGCGACCTCAACGACCCCAAGATCGTCCGTCCCCGAGAAGCCGGCGGCTACGGCATCGACGCCCAGTGGTCCGATGACTTCCACCACGCCCTCTTCACCCTCATGCACATGGAGCCCAACGGTGCCGGCTACTACTCCGACTTCGGCTCCTTCGAAAAGCTCGTCAAAGCCCTCACCCATATCTTCGTCTTCGACGGTGGTTACTCCCGCTACCGCAACCGCTCCCACGGTCGCCCCGTCGACGGCCTCTCCGCGCATCATTTCATCAGCTTCATCCAGAACCACGACCAGATCGGCAACCGCGCCAAGGGCGAGCGCCTCGAACACCTCGTCGGCATGAACCGCGCCAGGATCGCCGCGGCCCTTCTCTTTACCGCGCCCTTCATCCCCATGATCTTCCAGGGCGAGGAGTTCGCCGCCTCCACACCCTTCCTCTACTTCGCCGACCACGAAGATGAAGAGATGGCGCGTCTCGTCTCCGCCGGTCGCCGCCGTGAGTTCGCCGCCTTCGGCTTCGACGGCGACGACATCGCCGACCCCGAGAACGAAGCAACCTTCCTCCGCTCCAAGCTCCACTGGAGCGAACTCAACGAGGGCATCCACGCCGAGATGCACATCTGGTTCCGCTCCCTCATCCGCCTCCGCCGCTGCTCGCAGTCTCTCAACGACGGCGACAAGGACCACGTCGAAATTCGTTATGACGAAGAAAAGAAGTGGCTCTGCATGCAGCGCGGTCTCGTGACGATCCTGTGCAACCTCGGTGAAACGAGCCCGCAGTTCGAAGCTCCCGAAGACTCGCGCCTCGAACTCTCCACCGTTCCCAGCCTGGCGATCGTCGACGGCAAAGTCACCCTGCCACCCGATAGCCTCTGCATCCTCTCCGCCGAAGAACCATACTGA
- a CDS encoding DUF5666 domain-containing protein, translating to MPFQVSQTTAVPESCTPTVRRFLFTPTLFLGAALFLPFTLPHAVMAQAPAATAPNPNAPQRGTVKAINGSVLTVAADSGKTITVTLADATKVTQLAPGSTDLKTGTAAAVTDIAVGDRILAAVKAGDAPDAYTSARVILMKSADIADRQAAQKADWQRRGSGGLVSAVDAAAGTITVSSGAKKIVLTTTPTTIYRRYAPDSVKFEDAQVGTLSQIQPGDQLRMRGTKSEDGTTEVAEEIVSGSFSNISATISSIDAAANTVTVKDLATKKTVVVKVTPNSEIKTLPAMMAARLAAMNAPGGAAGAPGATAGAARPTGAGAPAGGPPQGAGAPGGYGGGGYGGGAGRPGGGMGGPGGPGGRMGGGDLSSMVARLPATTLSALKAGDALMIVGTQTPGSTGITAITVLSGVEPLLTKTGAPAMTLAPWSVGGGAPEGGGGQ from the coding sequence ATGCCGTTCCAAGTGTCTCAAACGACTGCCGTCCCCGAATCCTGCACGCCCACTGTGCGTCGGTTCTTGTTCACCCCGACACTCTTCCTGGGCGCAGCATTGTTTCTGCCGTTCACGCTTCCGCACGCCGTCATGGCACAGGCTCCCGCCGCCACCGCCCCGAACCCCAATGCCCCACAGCGTGGCACGGTCAAGGCCATCAACGGCAGCGTCCTCACCGTGGCCGCCGACTCCGGCAAGACCATCACCGTCACCCTCGCGGATGCCACCAAAGTCACGCAGCTCGCCCCGGGCAGCACGGACCTGAAGACCGGCACCGCCGCCGCCGTGACCGACATCGCCGTCGGCGACCGCATCCTCGCAGCCGTCAAGGCCGGTGACGCACCCGATGCCTACACCTCGGCCCGCGTCATCCTGATGAAGTCCGCCGATATCGCCGACCGTCAGGCAGCGCAGAAGGCTGACTGGCAGCGCCGTGGCTCCGGTGGACTCGTCTCCGCCGTCGATGCCGCCGCAGGAACCATCACCGTATCGAGCGGTGCCAAGAAAATCGTCCTCACCACCACCCCCACCACCATCTACCGCCGCTACGCGCCCGACTCGGTCAAGTTCGAGGACGCGCAGGTCGGCACGCTCTCCCAAATCCAGCCCGGCGACCAGTTGCGCATGCGCGGCACCAAGTCTGAAGACGGCACCACCGAAGTCGCCGAAGAGATCGTCAGCGGCTCCTTCTCGAACATCTCCGCGACCATCTCCTCCATCGACGCCGCGGCCAACACCGTGACCGTCAAGGATCTAGCGACGAAGAAGACCGTCGTCGTCAAGGTAACGCCGAACTCCGAGATCAAGACCCTTCCCGCGATGATGGCCGCACGCCTCGCCGCGATGAACGCCCCCGGAGGCGCAGCCGGAGCGCCCGGAGCAACTGCCGGAGCAGCCCGTCCCACAGGCGCAGGAGCGCCCGCAGGCGGTCCTCCGCAGGGCGCCGGTGCTCCTGGCGGATATGGCGGCGGTGGATACGGTGGCGGCGCAGGCCGTCCCGGCGGTGGCATGGGAGGACCGGGCGGTCCCGGTGGCCGCATGGGTGGCGGAGACCTCTCGTCCATGGTCGCGCGCCTTCCGGCAACCACCCTCTCCGCGCTCAAGGCGGGTGACGCCCTCATGATCGTCGGCACCCAGACACCCGGTTCCACCGGCATCACCGCCATCACGGTCCTCTCCGGCGTCGAGCCGTTGCTGACCAAGACCGGAGCTCCCGCCATGACCCTCGCTCCGTGGAGCGTGGGCGGCGGAGCACCCGAAGGTGGCGGCGGTCAGTAG